One stretch of Bradyrhizobium canariense DNA includes these proteins:
- a CDS encoding PAS domain S-box protein has translation MSYASAPGDVSGTPAGLQQIAKVAAVMLDLRHGFRNERRSPEYRAIHGLAADVDDTHEDWVQRLHPEDRDRTVQHFLEAVNSATEQFSYQYRIIRPSDGQVRWLATEARIERSSDGKPLRLVGAHIDITDLAIAKEALRESEERFRLIANSAPVPMWVSKTDGTRAFANQAYLEFLGVPYEQALAFDWRKILHPDHAARIIRESIAGEASLKPFTLEGRYRRADGQWRWMRSESQPRRDPAGRHIGFIGVAHDVTVAKEAETELRRLNETLEQRIRERTTQLASSEAQMRAIIETSNQYQGLLDIEGNVLYANATALAGIRANAQDVAGMPFWNTPWFSGTEGMRDVVRNAFRTAITGESVRAEMRLNLPAGERFFDFTMRPVFDQHGVVSAVLPEAVDTTERRQAEEALRQSQKMDAVGQLTGGVAHDFNNLLTIIRSATDFLRRRELSEGRRRRYIDAISDTVDRASKLTGQLLAFARRQPLTPQVFDVGSQVESIAQLIRPLMGGRIQIDLDLCDVSCFATADIAQFETALVNLAVNARDAMAGEGSLLISVKTVDVIPALRGHASRGGEFVAISVTDTGSGIPADKLDAIFEPFFTTKDVGKGTGLGLSQALGFAKQSGGEIKVTSVMGEGSTFVIYLPQAETPADDAEVAIAGAEAAISGRGHSVLVVEDNEDVGQFSTELLKDLGYAIKWVPNAREALRVLAEDELAFDLVFSDVIMPGMNGVELAVVIRERYPGLPVVLTSGYSSVLAENAHRGFELIQKPYSVEALSRTLRKAISERRVLE, from the coding sequence ATGTCCTATGCTTCCGCGCCGGGGGATGTCTCGGGCACCCCGGCAGGCCTGCAGCAGATCGCAAAGGTCGCTGCGGTCATGCTCGATCTGCGGCATGGCTTTCGGAATGAACGCCGCTCTCCGGAGTATCGTGCGATTCATGGTCTGGCGGCAGACGTCGACGATACCCACGAGGATTGGGTTCAGCGGCTACACCCGGAAGATCGTGACCGCACCGTCCAGCACTTTCTTGAAGCTGTAAACAGCGCCACCGAACAGTTTTCCTATCAATACCGCATCATCAGACCGAGCGACGGGCAGGTGAGATGGCTTGCGACCGAAGCCCGGATCGAGCGAAGTTCGGATGGAAAGCCTTTGCGTCTGGTCGGCGCGCATATCGACATCACCGATCTCGCGATCGCAAAGGAGGCATTGCGGGAGAGCGAGGAGCGGTTCCGGCTGATTGCCAACAGCGCCCCGGTCCCGATGTGGGTCAGCAAAACCGATGGCACGCGGGCCTTCGCAAATCAGGCCTATCTGGAATTCCTCGGCGTGCCCTATGAACAAGCGCTCGCGTTCGATTGGCGGAAGATCTTGCATCCGGATCACGCCGCACGGATCATCAGAGAGAGTATTGCGGGTGAGGCATCGCTTAAGCCGTTTACGCTGGAGGGGCGTTATCGCCGCGCCGACGGGCAATGGCGGTGGATGCGATCGGAGTCACAGCCGCGCCGGGATCCGGCCGGAAGGCACATCGGCTTTATCGGGGTGGCTCACGATGTGACGGTTGCGAAGGAGGCCGAAACCGAGCTTCGCCGTCTCAATGAAACGCTGGAGCAGCGGATCAGGGAGCGCACCACGCAGCTTGCGTCCAGCGAAGCGCAAATGCGCGCCATCATCGAAACCAGCAATCAGTACCAGGGTCTTTTGGATATCGAAGGCAATGTGTTGTATGCGAATGCGACGGCGTTGGCGGGCATTCGCGCCAATGCGCAAGATGTCGCCGGAATGCCGTTCTGGAATACGCCATGGTTTTCCGGCACCGAGGGGATGCGCGACGTCGTTCGCAATGCTTTTCGCACCGCCATCACAGGCGAGAGTGTCCGGGCCGAAATGCGGCTCAATCTGCCGGCCGGCGAACGGTTTTTCGATTTCACGATGCGCCCCGTCTTCGATCAGCATGGCGTCGTTTCCGCAGTCCTGCCTGAAGCGGTCGACACCACGGAAAGGCGGCAGGCCGAGGAAGCGCTTCGCCAATCGCAAAAGATGGATGCGGTCGGCCAACTGACCGGCGGCGTCGCTCACGACTTCAATAACCTGCTCACGATCATCCGCTCCGCGACCGACTTCCTGCGCCGGCGCGAATTGAGCGAGGGTCGGCGCCGCCGATACATCGATGCGATCTCGGACACGGTGGATCGGGCGTCGAAGTTGACCGGTCAACTTTTGGCTTTTGCCCGCCGCCAGCCGCTGACACCGCAGGTGTTTGATGTCGGCTCGCAGGTCGAAAGCATCGCGCAGCTGATCCGTCCGCTGATGGGTGGCAGAATTCAGATCGATCTCGATCTTTGCGATGTCAGTTGCTTTGCGACGGCGGATATCGCGCAATTTGAAACCGCTTTGGTCAATCTTGCAGTCAACGCCCGGGATGCGATGGCCGGCGAAGGCAGTCTGCTGATCTCCGTCAAGACGGTCGATGTTATTCCTGCGCTCCGCGGCCACGCGAGCCGCGGGGGCGAGTTCGTCGCGATTTCCGTGACCGATACCGGATCGGGGATTCCGGCCGACAAGCTCGATGCCATCTTCGAACCCTTCTTCACGACCAAGGACGTGGGCAAGGGGACAGGTCTGGGCCTCAGTCAGGCACTTGGATTTGCCAAGCAGTCGGGCGGTGAAATCAAGGTAACCAGCGTTATGGGTGAGGGGTCGACGTTTGTGATCTATCTGCCCCAGGCCGAGACTCCGGCTGATGACGCGGAAGTTGCTATTGCCGGCGCCGAAGCTGCGATCAGCGGCCGCGGGCATTCTGTCCTCGTGGTCGAGGACAATGAAGACGTTGGACAATTTTCGACCGAATTGCTCAAGGATCTGGGCTACGCGATCAAATGGGTTCCCAATGCCAGGGAGGCGCTCAGGGTTCTCGCGGAGGACGAACTGGCGTTTGATCTGGTGTTTTCCGACGTCATCATGCCCGGGATGAATGGCGTTGAACTTGCGGTCGTCATTCGCGAACGATATCCCGGCCTTCCGGTGGTTCTGACCAGCGGCTACAGCAGCGTGCTGGCGGAAAACGCCCATCGCGGTTTTGAGCTGATTCAGAAGCCTTATTCGGTTGAAGCGCTTTCCAGGACCCTTCGAAAGGCCATTTCCGAGCGACGTGTTCTGGAATGA